A genomic segment from Streptomyces sp. NBC_00459 encodes:
- a CDS encoding DUF397 domain-containing protein, giving the protein MAIQQGATSTWTKSSYSTGNGACVEVKSPIHTAMAVRDSKVQAGPTLAFPADSWNSFVAEVSRGAFDLD; this is encoded by the coding sequence ATGGCAATTCAGCAAGGCGCCACGAGCACCTGGACGAAGTCCTCGTACTCCACTGGCAATGGCGCGTGCGTCGAGGTCAAGTCCCCGATTCACACGGCGATGGCGGTCCGGGACTCCAAGGTCCAGGCAGGCCCAACGCTCGCCTTCCCGGCCGACTCATGGAACTCGTTCGTGGCAGAGGTCAGCCGGGGTGCGTTCGACCTCGACTGA
- a CDS encoding helix-turn-helix domain-containing protein, which yields MASNVNPTVRRRRLGQELRRLREQKGMTAEEVAERLLVSQSKISRLENGRRSISQRDVRDLCGVYEVEDQRMVDSLMEMAKDSRQQGWWHAFGDVPYSVYIGLETDAASLRVYDPQVIPGLLQTRPYAEALITGALPETPSGDIDNRVQVRLRRQERITAVENPLRLWTVLDEAALRRVVGSRLLMREQLESLVEQSQLPHVTVQVIPFDMGAHPGLNGQYAILEFPDAADSSVVYIEGVTSDLYLEKAQDVQKYSVMYEHLRAQALNVDQSRQFIADLAKEYAR from the coding sequence ATGGCGTCCAATGTCAATCCCACCGTCAGGCGACGCCGGTTGGGCCAGGAGTTGCGCAGGCTCCGCGAACAGAAGGGCATGACGGCCGAAGAGGTCGCCGAGCGGCTGCTGGTCTCCCAGTCGAAGATCAGCAGGCTGGAGAACGGCCGCCGCAGCATCAGCCAGCGCGACGTCCGCGATCTGTGCGGGGTGTACGAGGTCGAGGACCAGCGGATGGTCGACTCCCTGATGGAGATGGCCAAGGACTCCCGCCAGCAGGGCTGGTGGCACGCGTTCGGGGACGTCCCGTACAGCGTGTACATCGGACTGGAGACGGACGCGGCGTCGCTGCGCGTGTACGACCCCCAGGTCATCCCGGGGCTGTTGCAGACCCGCCCGTACGCGGAGGCGCTCATCACCGGCGCGTTGCCGGAGACGCCCTCCGGTGACATCGACAACCGCGTCCAGGTCCGGCTGCGCCGACAGGAACGAATCACCGCCGTGGAGAACCCGCTGCGCCTGTGGACGGTCCTCGACGAGGCGGCGCTGCGCCGTGTCGTGGGCAGCAGGCTGCTGATGCGGGAGCAACTGGAGTCCCTGGTGGAGCAGTCCCAGCTGCCGCACGTCACGGTCCAGGTGATCCCCTTCGACATGGGCGCGCACCCGGGCCTCAACGGCCAGTACGCGATCCTGGAGTTCCCCGACGCCGCCGATTCCAGCGTGGTCTACATCGAGGGCGTCACCAGCGACCTCTACCTGGAGAAGGCGCAGGACGTTCAGAAGTACAGCGTCATGTACGAACACTTGCGGGCACAGGCCCTGAATGTGGACCAATCCCGGCAGTTCATCGCAGACTTGGCGAAAGAGTACGCACGCTGA
- a CDS encoding GOLPH3/VPS74 family protein, translating into MGRSRRSIPEELLLLALDPATGTTAQPQSLDLGLAGAQLVELAMAGRIAPDGDRIAVVVPRPTGDPTLDCALELLRRRGAPVRAVNWIGGPRLGLRQTYLSHLERCGMVHAVAGQMCGVLPTTRYQATDTEISREIRARLDTAIRTGVPPDPRTAALAALAHAVGLGKHLYPGNEGRSSRSRLRDLIRHDPMGGLVAHAVMDVQNGVAVQPRRSPAPAGRQATPGARPAPEAARGVPMQPHRGSMARAVAH; encoded by the coding sequence ATGGGCAGGAGCCGCAGATCAATTCCGGAAGAGCTTCTTCTGCTGGCGCTGGACCCGGCCACGGGTACCACCGCACAGCCGCAGTCGCTCGACCTCGGTCTGGCCGGAGCACAGCTAGTGGAGCTGGCGATGGCCGGACGGATAGCCCCAGATGGGGATCGTATCGCCGTGGTAGTACCACGGCCGACTGGAGATCCAACACTGGACTGTGCGTTGGAACTGCTTCGCCGACGCGGAGCACCCGTGCGCGCAGTGAACTGGATTGGCGGGCCCCGCCTGGGGCTGCGTCAGACCTACCTCTCGCATCTTGAGCGGTGCGGCATGGTGCATGCCGTGGCGGGACAGATGTGCGGGGTGCTTCCGACAACTCGCTATCAGGCGACGGACACGGAGATCAGCCGGGAGATCAGAGCCCGACTGGACACCGCCATCCGCACCGGCGTCCCGCCGGACCCGCGGACGGCGGCGCTCGCCGCGCTGGCCCATGCGGTCGGTCTCGGCAAGCACCTGTATCCGGGTAACGAGGGACGTTCGTCCCGCTCCCGGCTGCGGGACCTGATCCGGCACGACCCCATGGGCGGTCTGGTGGCCCACGCTGTCATGGACGTGCAGAACGGCGTCGCGGTCCAGCCGCGCCGCAGCCCGGCACCGGCCGGCCGTCAGGCCACCCCCGGAGCCAGGCCCGCACCGGAGGCCGCACGCGGCGTTCCGATGCAGCCGCACCGCGGATCCATGGCGCGCGCCGTGGCTCACTGA
- a CDS encoding D-alanyl-D-alanine carboxypeptidase — protein MAGESPDRSKQRESSEEPTSGSAGPVPGARGESGAGPRDPRLAVARERESAARGGVDMATRVFSRPPLPTEADAEAETADTDADADAEVVADADADAGTADTAEETASEPESAAKADSADGTDGTGSTRLRAAVAEWVASADKGEDEGESEGVEGAAEEHDPDAVAPTEAPEGAEEPAADVADDPGPDGPSEAADGAPGATGGASGDSGEDSSEPESAQESDSQPEPKPGAAESAKSESGADTDSATGTESQAASKSPTATEPGAETKSAADSQPGTGTESEATSKSGTESETATGSGAKALPATESTSDSRPKPDAKPDAKSDAKAAAGTDPASGPGGPAPKPFVDQPTAVFKAVRPPAAPPVDQPTTMLKLGDLAAAKPKGDAGAANDRTDAGADAKGESIAERTSKFVALKPLDDPATRKPPPGATPGAGSSKAPAAATPTAKPTKAAAAEATAVVPQVGPERTTQQPLPPLPPLDLLAELTNTPPPRDTAVRSIARRVKIWTPVVVLLAIVFAVVQAFRPLPSPELTLTAEDSYTFDGTAAALPWPSEGQGWMDVNGVGTMGNFGDQKPIAIGSVAKTMTAYVVLKSHALKTGEDGPSITVDATAEKEGGYNQSGESTLNTVRAGDKLTLQQAISAIMIPSANNIARLLARWDAGSEAAFVEKMNAAAKELGMTNTTYTDPSGLKETTVSTAEDQVRLGNAVVKIPALVAITSAASWTDPSGYNWSNYNELPYKMGAIGIKTGSTSVAGGNLLFAARKEVGGETITIVGAVLGQHKPTILKTANEVSRTALTAAEDALVAAKILKKGDVVGYVDDGLGGQTPVVLSKDVTAVGWAGRKVELSFVAATDLPHSAKAGTAVGSLTVGDGKGGAVKVPVQLQKDLVEPGFDKKLTRVG, from the coding sequence GTGGCGGGCGAGTCCCCCGACAGGTCGAAGCAGCGCGAGTCGTCGGAAGAACCGACGTCGGGGAGCGCGGGTCCGGTTCCCGGGGCCAGGGGTGAATCAGGCGCCGGGCCGCGCGACCCACGGCTCGCGGTCGCCCGGGAGCGGGAGTCCGCGGCGCGCGGCGGCGTCGACATGGCGACGCGGGTGTTCTCCCGGCCGCCGCTCCCGACGGAGGCGGACGCGGAGGCGGAGACCGCGGACACGGACGCGGATGCCGACGCCGAGGTTGTCGCGGACGCAGACGCAGACGCGGGTACGGCGGACACGGCCGAGGAGACCGCGAGCGAGCCCGAGAGCGCCGCCAAGGCCGACTCGGCCGACGGCACCGACGGAACGGGCAGCACCCGGTTGCGTGCGGCTGTGGCCGAGTGGGTCGCGAGCGCGGACAAGGGCGAGGACGAGGGGGAGTCCGAAGGCGTCGAGGGTGCCGCCGAGGAACACGACCCCGATGCGGTCGCGCCGACCGAAGCCCCTGAGGGTGCCGAGGAGCCCGCGGCGGACGTTGCCGACGATCCCGGACCCGATGGACCCTCGGAGGCCGCCGACGGGGCCCCTGGGGCCACTGGCGGGGCATCCGGCGACTCGGGCGAGGACTCCTCTGAGCCGGAGAGCGCCCAGGAGAGCGACTCGCAGCCCGAGCCGAAGCCCGGGGCCGCCGAGAGCGCGAAGTCGGAGTCCGGCGCAGACACCGACTCCGCGACCGGGACCGAGAGCCAGGCCGCGTCGAAGTCCCCCACGGCGACGGAGCCCGGCGCCGAGACGAAGAGTGCGGCTGACTCGCAGCCCGGCACCGGCACCGAATCCGAGGCCACCTCCAAGTCCGGCACTGAGTCCGAGACCGCTACCGGGTCCGGGGCCAAGGCCCTGCCCGCAACCGAGAGCACGTCGGACTCGCGGCCCAAGCCGGACGCGAAGCCGGATGCGAAGTCGGACGCGAAGGCCGCGGCCGGGACTGACCCCGCCTCCGGCCCCGGCGGCCCGGCTCCCAAGCCGTTCGTCGACCAGCCCACCGCCGTCTTCAAGGCCGTACGTCCCCCCGCCGCACCCCCTGTCGACCAGCCGACGACGATGCTCAAGCTGGGCGACCTCGCGGCCGCGAAGCCCAAGGGGGACGCGGGCGCCGCGAACGACAGGACGGACGCCGGCGCGGACGCCAAGGGTGAGTCCATTGCTGAGCGAACCAGCAAATTCGTAGCCCTGAAGCCGCTGGACGACCCCGCGACCCGTAAGCCGCCGCCTGGCGCCACGCCCGGCGCGGGATCCTCCAAGGCGCCCGCCGCCGCGACGCCCACCGCCAAGCCGACCAAGGCGGCCGCCGCCGAGGCCACCGCTGTTGTCCCGCAGGTCGGGCCGGAGCGGACGACACAGCAGCCCCTGCCGCCTCTGCCGCCGCTGGATCTGCTGGCCGAGCTGACGAACACGCCGCCGCCCCGGGACACCGCGGTGCGGTCGATCGCGCGGCGCGTCAAGATCTGGACGCCGGTCGTCGTCCTGCTGGCGATCGTCTTTGCTGTCGTACAGGCGTTTCGTCCGCTGCCGAGCCCCGAGCTGACACTGACCGCCGAGGACTCCTACACCTTCGACGGGACGGCCGCCGCGCTGCCGTGGCCGTCCGAGGGCCAGGGCTGGATGGACGTCAACGGCGTCGGGACCATGGGGAACTTCGGCGACCAGAAGCCGATCGCCATCGGCTCCGTGGCCAAGACGATGACCGCGTACGTCGTCCTCAAGAGCCACGCCCTCAAGACGGGCGAGGACGGCCCCAGCATCACCGTCGACGCCACCGCGGAGAAAGAGGGCGGCTACAACCAGAGCGGCGAGTCCACCCTCAACACCGTCCGGGCCGGCGACAAGCTCACGCTCCAGCAGGCCATCTCGGCGATCATGATCCCGTCGGCGAACAACATCGCCCGGCTGCTGGCCCGCTGGGACGCGGGCTCGGAGGCGGCGTTCGTCGAGAAGATGAACGCCGCGGCCAAGGAACTCGGGATGACGAACACCACGTACACCGACCCCTCCGGGCTGAAGGAGACCACCGTCTCCACGGCCGAGGACCAGGTGAGGCTCGGCAACGCGGTCGTGAAGATCCCGGCTCTCGTGGCGATCACCAGTGCGGCCAGCTGGACGGACCCCTCCGGATACAACTGGTCCAACTACAACGAGCTGCCCTACAAAATGGGCGCTATCGGCATCAAGACCGGCTCCACCAGCGTGGCCGGCGGCAACCTTCTGTTCGCTGCCCGCAAGGAGGTCGGCGGCGAGACGATCACCATCGTCGGCGCGGTCCTCGGCCAGCACAAGCCGACCATCCTCAAGACGGCCAACGAGGTTAGCCGGACGGCCCTGACCGCCGCCGAGGACGCCCTGGTCGCGGCGAAGATCCTCAAGAAGGGCGACGTCGTCGGGTACGTCGACGACGGGCTCGGCGGGCAGACGCCGGTCGTGCTGTCGAAGGACGTCACGGCGGTCGGCTGGGCCGGGCGGAAGGTCGAGCTGTCGTTCGTCGCCGCCACCGACCTGCCGCACTCCGCCAAGGCGGGCACCGCGGTCGGCAGCCTCACCGTGGGCGACGGCAAGGGCGGCGCGGTCAAGGTTCCCGTACAGCTCCAGAAGGACCTGGTCGAGCCCGGCTTCGACAAGAAGCTGACGCGGGTCGGCTGA
- a CDS encoding MerR family transcriptional regulator has protein sequence MGAFAARARLSPKALRLYDRLGLLAPAHVDETSGYRFYRPAQIERARLVAMLRQLDMPLALIGELVALVELDGPAAAGRLAAYWADVEARIAGQRTLADYLRGRLSGRSSEMEELYGKFVVETVDVPERVVLTQTRHTLADELPAWIGASLGRLEAGARECGGVTAAPFVVYHSEVSMESDGPAESCVPVADEAAARAWAKAHGRAWETAVRVEPARRLAYTRITKAQVAHPQIIAAFEAVERWLAGQGMKPAGPCREVYFADWDAAGPDDAVCDIAFPIGS, from the coding sequence ATCGGCGCGTTCGCCGCACGGGCCCGGCTCTCGCCCAAGGCCCTGCGGCTGTACGACCGGCTCGGGCTGCTCGCCCCCGCGCACGTCGACGAGACGAGCGGCTACCGCTTCTACCGGCCCGCCCAGATCGAACGGGCCCGCCTGGTGGCAATGCTGCGGCAGCTGGACATGCCACTCGCCCTCATCGGCGAGCTGGTGGCCCTGGTCGAGCTGGACGGGCCGGCCGCCGCCGGGCGGCTCGCCGCCTACTGGGCGGACGTCGAGGCTCGGATCGCGGGACAGCGCACGCTCGCCGACTACCTCCGTGGACGACTGTCGGGGAGGAGCTCCGAGATGGAAGAGCTGTACGGGAAGTTCGTGGTCGAGACCGTGGACGTACCCGAGAGGGTGGTCTTGACCCAGACGCGGCACACTCTCGCGGATGAGTTGCCCGCGTGGATCGGGGCGTCGCTGGGCCGCCTGGAGGCCGGGGCCCGGGAGTGCGGGGGCGTGACGGCGGCGCCGTTCGTCGTCTACCACTCCGAGGTGTCCATGGAGAGCGACGGCCCTGCCGAGTCGTGCGTTCCGGTCGCCGACGAGGCCGCCGCGCGGGCCTGGGCGAAGGCGCACGGACGGGCCTGGGAGACGGCGGTACGGGTGGAACCGGCCCGGCGGCTCGCGTACACGCGGATCACCAAGGCGCAGGTGGCCCATCCGCAGATCATCGCCGCTTTCGAGGCGGTGGAGCGGTGGCTGGCCGGGCAGGGGATGAAGCCGGCGGGGCCGTGCCGCGAGGTGTACTTCGCGGACTGGGACGCGGCGGGGCCGGACGACGCGGTGTGCGACATCGCGTTCCCGATCGGTTCGTGA
- a CDS encoding glutathione peroxidase codes for MTTDATSPSSSPSADSPLAVEIGALTGGSADLAQYAGKAVLIVNVASKCGLTPQYAGLEKLQARYAEKGFTVLGVPCNQFMGQEPGSSEEIAEFCSATYGVTFPMTEKVEVNGEARHTLYDRLVGFADGEGHTGDIRWNFEKFLIGRDGQVVARFSPQTEPETDELVGAVEKAIG; via the coding sequence ATGACCACAGATGCCACTTCCCCTTCCTCCTCCCCCTCCGCCGACTCCCCCCTCGCCGTCGAGATCGGCGCCCTCACGGGCGGTTCCGCGGACCTCGCCCAGTACGCGGGCAAGGCCGTCCTCATCGTCAACGTCGCCTCCAAGTGCGGGCTGACCCCGCAGTACGCGGGGCTGGAGAAGCTCCAGGCGCGGTACGCCGAGAAGGGCTTCACCGTCCTCGGGGTGCCCTGCAACCAGTTCATGGGCCAGGAGCCCGGCAGCTCCGAGGAGATCGCCGAGTTCTGCTCGGCGACGTACGGCGTGACCTTCCCGATGACCGAGAAGGTCGAGGTCAACGGGGAGGCCCGGCACACCCTGTACGACCGCCTGGTTGGGTTCGCCGACGGCGAGGGCCACACCGGGGACATCCGCTGGAACTTCGAGAAGTTCCTCATCGGCCGCGACGGCCAGGTCGTCGCCCGCTTCTCCCCGCAGACCGAGCCGGAGACGGACGAGCTGGTGGGCGCGGTGGAGAAGGCCATCGGCTGA
- a CDS encoding winged helix-turn-helix domain-containing protein, giving the protein MGWWQVNADTLARSRFVISPLAETFASLRLLHTGTATHPGERTWLAAHLPAYRRRLAQDPTTALLVRIGIGRDWIADFLTPTPRYGETFEDAVGRVRTVAPALARDHLVRSRPGPLPATLADRDDLPERAAGLLTYVWEEAVLPDWDRRRRVLEADVVARTAQVSQGGWAAVLDALRPGTRWLGGNRLQVNAHEYPPREISGAELVFVPVTPKAGWVAWEEPERYAVIYPCAGALTGHRGGRTASAALGALLGPARSTVLVLLDSPLSTTQLTALTRQALGSVGRHLRVLLDAGLVERHRAGRSVLYSRTAAGEVLVKASGAGPGPDTYRS; this is encoded by the coding sequence ATGGGCTGGTGGCAGGTCAACGCCGACACCCTCGCCCGCAGCCGGTTCGTCATCTCGCCCCTCGCCGAGACCTTCGCGAGCCTGCGACTGCTGCACACCGGGACGGCCACGCACCCCGGCGAGCGCACCTGGCTGGCCGCCCACCTGCCCGCGTACCGCCGCCGTCTCGCGCAGGACCCGACCACCGCCCTCCTCGTCCGGATCGGCATCGGCCGCGACTGGATCGCCGACTTCCTGACCCCCACCCCCCGGTACGGCGAGACGTTCGAGGATGCCGTCGGGCGCGTCCGCACGGTCGCGCCCGCGCTCGCCCGCGACCACCTCGTCCGCTCCCGCCCCGGCCCGCTGCCCGCCACCCTCGCCGACCGGGACGACCTCCCGGAACGCGCCGCCGGTCTCCTCACCTATGTGTGGGAGGAGGCCGTGCTCCCGGACTGGGACCGGCGCCGGCGCGTCCTCGAAGCCGATGTGGTCGCGCGGACCGCCCAGGTCAGTCAGGGCGGCTGGGCCGCCGTGCTGGACGCGCTGCGGCCGGGCACGCGCTGGCTCGGCGGCAACCGGCTCCAGGTCAACGCACACGAGTACCCGCCCCGCGAGATCTCCGGCGCCGAGCTGGTCTTCGTGCCCGTGACGCCGAAAGCGGGGTGGGTGGCGTGGGAGGAGCCGGAGCGGTACGCCGTCATCTACCCGTGCGCGGGAGCACTGACCGGGCACCGCGGTGGGCGTACGGCCTCCGCCGCTCTCGGGGCGCTCCTCGGGCCGGCGCGTAGCACCGTGCTCGTACTTCTCGACTCACCCCTCAGTACTACTCAGCTGACAGCCTTGACCAGGCAGGCGCTCGGCTCGGTCGGGCGGCATCTGCGGGTGCTGCTGGACGCGGGGCTGGTGGAGCGGCATCGGGCGGGGCGGTCGGTGCTGTACTCGCGTACGGCCGCCGGTGAGGTCTTGGTCAAGGCTTCAGGGGCGGGGCCCGGGCCCGACACCTACCGGAGTTAG
- a CDS encoding MFS transporter has product MRSYSALFRTREFTPLFLSTALRSAASTIGGLALATLTYRATGSPLLSALSMFGPQLAQVVGATTLLSASDRLPPRATLTGIALAFALGTAAMATPGLPIGVVFALLFVLGLIASLGAGVGWGLLNEILAKEGYLLGRSVFNMSNGLMQIAGFATGGVMVAALSARTTLLTSAALYLAGALVTRLGLTRRPPRLSGRPSIAQTWRTNARLWSDRPRRLTYLGLWIPNGLVVGIESLYVSYDPGSAGTLFACAALGMLIGDVTIGRFVPPRLRRRLAVPLLLLLAVPNLLFALDPGAWTAAVTVCLASVGYGASLVQQERLMSLTPPELSGHALGLHSAGMLTMQGVSAALAGTIAQLTSPGTAMTVMAAGSVCVTVGLVAAGRREGRGRGASEGAGSSPVRRSHSGT; this is encoded by the coding sequence ATGCGCAGCTACTCCGCCCTCTTCCGCACCCGCGAGTTCACCCCGCTCTTCCTCTCCACGGCGCTCAGATCGGCCGCCTCGACGATCGGCGGCCTGGCCCTCGCCACCCTCACCTACCGGGCCACGGGCTCGCCCCTGCTCTCCGCCCTGAGCATGTTCGGCCCCCAACTCGCCCAGGTGGTCGGCGCGACGACCCTTCTCTCGGCCTCCGACCGGCTGCCCCCGCGCGCGACCCTGACGGGCATCGCGCTGGCCTTCGCGCTCGGCACGGCGGCGATGGCGACCCCGGGTCTGCCGATCGGGGTGGTCTTCGCGCTGCTGTTCGTCCTCGGGCTGATCGCGTCGCTGGGGGCGGGGGTCGGCTGGGGCCTGCTCAACGAGATCCTGGCGAAGGAGGGCTATCTGCTGGGGCGTTCGGTCTTCAACATGTCGAACGGGCTGATGCAGATCGCGGGTTTCGCGACCGGCGGGGTCATGGTGGCGGCCCTCTCCGCCCGCACCACACTCCTGACCTCGGCGGCCCTCTACCTGGCGGGCGCCCTGGTGACCCGCCTGGGCCTGACCCGCCGCCCGCCCCGACTCTCCGGCCGCCCGTCCATCGCCCAGACCTGGCGTACGAACGCCCGCTTGTGGTCGGACCGGCCCCGCAGGCTCACCTATCTGGGCCTCTGGATCCCCAACGGCCTGGTCGTCGGCATCGAGTCCCTGTACGTGTCCTACGACCCCGGTTCCGCGGGCACCCTCTTCGCCTGCGCGGCCCTCGGCATGCTGATCGGGGACGTGACGATCGGCCGCTTCGTGCCACCCCGGCTGCGCCGCCGACTGGCCGTACCGCTGCTGCTGTTGCTGGCGGTGCCGAATCTGCTCTTCGCCCTGGACCCCGGAGCCTGGACAGCGGCCGTGACGGTCTGCCTGGCCTCGGTCGGCTACGGCGCGAGCCTCGTCCAGCAGGAACGCCTGATGTCCCTCACTCCGCCCGAACTCTCCGGCCACGCCCTCGGGTTGCACTCCGCCGGGATGCTCACCATGCAGGGCGTGAGCGCGGCCCTGGCCGGCACGATCGCCCAACTCACCTCTCCGGGAACGGCGATGACGGTGATGGCGGCGGGGTCGGTGTGCGTCACGGTGGGGCTGGTGGCGGCGGGGCGCCGGGAGGGGCGCGGCCGGGGTGCAAGCGAGGGCGCGGGATCGAGCCCGGTGCGGCGGTCGCACTCCGGCACGTGA
- a CDS encoding ABC transporter ATP-binding protein codes for MGWNQHQGSFLELGLRTMVARMPRLIGATVRLAHRADPRALRRVAIAELGGGVAQAVGLVAVNRVLAQLLGGGHTTDRLRDAVPALAVVAITALVGALLRSASTAGTGRLEPKVYRVATEEYLERVARVELAAVEDEEFHKLLDSAQYGAESARRMIRFCTSVMTASIALAAAAGVLTVLHPALLPLLVLMTLPSAWSALTIARRRYVSFHTWVQHARAGQLLGRLLIDVQAAPEVRVHNIGPFLLRHFRTMAETGEREQTRLASLAARTGLIASGWTGIATAAAYGVLGLLLWTGAMDLAVAGTAVIAIRTGSANLEALVVQLNYLYEESLFVADLERLCQEADRRLIPDTGRKLPARVDAVRFENVSFTYPGTATEPALDAVNVTIPTGRIVALVGNNGSGKSTLAKLLCGLYAPDAGRILWDGIDSTELDRTDLFDRVAVVAQDFYRWPFTARVNIAIGRPDAPHEDEHLHAAAEYAGADETIAGLPRGWDTLLARGYKGGHQISGGQWQRLGIARARHRDARILVVDEPTSALDAETEQRVFDQIRSLAAGGQTIILITHRLHSVRHADEIYVLERGRVAEHGTFEGLLKADGDGPGLFRRMYLVQSEQYRLDTEQ; via the coding sequence ATGGGGTGGAACCAGCACCAGGGGTCGTTCCTCGAACTGGGGCTGCGGACCATGGTCGCGCGGATGCCCCGGCTGATCGGCGCCACCGTCCGGCTCGCCCACCGGGCCGACCCGCGCGCCCTGCGGCGGGTGGCGATCGCCGAGTTGGGCGGGGGAGTGGCGCAGGCGGTCGGGCTCGTGGCCGTCAACCGGGTGCTCGCCCAGCTGCTCGGCGGCGGGCACACCACCGACCGGCTGCGGGACGCCGTACCGGCGCTGGCCGTCGTCGCGATCACCGCGCTCGTCGGCGCGCTGTTACGGTCCGCGTCCACCGCCGGCACCGGACGGCTGGAGCCCAAGGTGTACCGGGTGGCGACCGAGGAGTACCTGGAGCGGGTGGCCCGGGTCGAGTTGGCCGCCGTCGAGGACGAGGAGTTCCACAAGCTGCTCGACTCCGCGCAGTACGGCGCCGAGTCCGCGCGGCGCATGATCCGGTTCTGCACCTCCGTCATGACCGCGAGCATCGCGCTGGCGGCGGCCGCCGGTGTGCTCACCGTGCTGCATCCGGCCCTTCTCCCGCTCCTCGTCCTGATGACGCTGCCCAGCGCCTGGAGCGCGCTCACGATCGCCCGCCGGCGATACGTCTCCTTCCACACCTGGGTCCAACACGCCCGCGCGGGGCAGCTGTTGGGGCGGCTGCTGATCGACGTACAGGCGGCGCCCGAGGTGCGGGTGCACAACATCGGGCCGTTTCTGCTGCGGCACTTCCGGACCATGGCCGAGACGGGGGAGCGGGAACAGACGCGGCTCGCCTCGCTGGCCGCCCGTACCGGGCTGATCGCCTCCGGGTGGACGGGCATCGCGACGGCCGCCGCGTACGGTGTGCTCGGGCTGCTGCTGTGGACGGGGGCGATGGATCTGGCCGTCGCCGGTACGGCGGTCATCGCCATCCGGACCGGGTCCGCCAACCTGGAGGCGCTGGTCGTACAGCTCAACTACCTCTACGAGGAAAGCCTGTTCGTCGCAGACCTGGAGCGGCTGTGCCAGGAGGCGGACCGCAGGCTCATCCCGGACACCGGCCGCAAACTGCCCGCCCGGGTGGACGCCGTCCGCTTCGAGAACGTCTCCTTCACCTATCCGGGCACGGCCACCGAACCCGCCCTCGACGCGGTCAACGTCACCATCCCCACCGGCCGGATCGTCGCGCTGGTCGGCAACAACGGCAGCGGCAAGTCGACCCTGGCCAAGCTGCTGTGCGGGCTGTACGCGCCCGACGCCGGCCGCATCCTCTGGGACGGGATCGACTCCACCGAGCTCGACCGTACCGACCTCTTCGACCGGGTCGCGGTCGTCGCCCAGGACTTCTACCGCTGGCCCTTCACGGCGCGCGTCAACATCGCCATCGGCCGGCCCGACGCCCCGCACGAGGATGAACACCTGCACGCCGCCGCCGAGTACGCGGGCGCCGACGAGACCATCGCCGGCCTGCCCCGGGGGTGGGACACCCTCCTCGCCCGCGGGTACAAGGGCGGCCACCAGATCTCCGGCGGCCAGTGGCAGCGCCTGGGCATCGCCCGTGCCCGGCACCGCGACGCCCGCATCCTCGTCGTGGACGAACCGACCAGTGCCCTGGACGCGGAGACCGAGCAGCGCGTCTTCGACCAGATCCGCAGCCTCGCCGCCGGGGGTCAGACGATCATCCTGATCACCCACCGCCTGCACAGCGTCCGGCACGCGGACGAGATCTACGTCCTGGAGCGGGGCCGCGTCGCCGAACACGGCACGTTCGAGGGCCTGTTGAAGGCCGACGGTGACGGACCGGGGCTTTTCCGGCGGATGTACCTCGTGCAGTCGGAGCAGTACCGGCTGGACACCGAGCAGTGA
- a CDS encoding phosphotransferase family protein codes for MPKPCLPSGFNSAIAARLTTEKGEVYVKGLPVDHPRAWTQQREAAVGPSVSGISPRVRWHLQAGGWDLVGFDALDGRHADYTPGSDDLPLVAATLERLAGLRAPNDVELKEAAHRLREHAPAAALAHFAGDTLCHTDPNPANVIIGQRQAWLVDWAWATRGAPWLDAGYWVVWLIAGGGHTPESAEQGASLIPAFREAPEAGLNAFAAANESVWTQIAEESPNSWTHGACTAAKLWAAHRVRMP; via the coding sequence GTGCCCAAACCGTGCCTGCCGTCCGGTTTCAACTCCGCCATCGCCGCGCGCCTGACGACCGAGAAGGGCGAGGTATACGTCAAGGGGTTGCCCGTGGATCACCCCAGGGCATGGACGCAGCAGCGAGAGGCGGCCGTCGGCCCGTCCGTGAGCGGCATTTCTCCCCGCGTGCGATGGCATCTCCAGGCCGGCGGATGGGACCTCGTCGGCTTCGACGCACTCGACGGCCGCCACGCCGACTACACGCCAGGTTCTGACGACCTCCCACTCGTCGCGGCGACTCTGGAACGGCTGGCCGGGCTGCGCGCGCCAAACGACGTGGAACTCAAGGAGGCCGCCCACCGGTTGCGTGAGCACGCACCTGCCGCAGCTCTCGCGCACTTCGCCGGAGACACCCTCTGCCACACCGACCCGAACCCCGCCAACGTCATCATCGGCCAGCGGCAGGCGTGGCTCGTCGACTGGGCGTGGGCCACCCGAGGCGCGCCGTGGCTGGACGCCGGGTACTGGGTCGTGTGGCTGATCGCCGGGGGCGGCCACACTCCCGAGAGCGCCGAGCAAGGGGCTTCCCTCATCCCCGCCTTCCGCGAGGCACCCGAGGCCGGGCTGAACGCGTTCGCGGCGGCCAACGAAAGCGTCTGGACCCAGATCGCGGAGGAGTCGCCCAACTCCTGGACCCATGGAGCCTGTACGGCCGCCAAGTTGTGGGCAGCCCACCGCGTACGGATGCCCTGA